In Paenibacillus guangzhouensis, a single window of DNA contains:
- a CDS encoding MucBP domain-containing protein, translated as MRRGFRLVVTWLFIVSVLTGFIPGTIPASSAAGSNDLVWPNPGAVNLTKKAEPTGTPGEWKVTLTVEGKNIKSSSDVVLVIDRSGSMKGTRMTKAIESAKSFVDRLLVKDSATRIAAVSFSGDVTNVSDFKGVGEKEALKTAIGNIKADGGTNIQAGIHSASELLKKSTAENKVIVLLSDGEPTYSYKASKVVDYASPVGNSFTKALQEFNYGKIIGYGNDYYLNDYEYSIGSGKNKYWVDNNGIGTVSEAKLAHDQKFDIYSIGLEVGNNSNATNVLRYSQNRGYYASSSSELEKVFTELSSKISYAAQKAIVTDPMGAMFDKTKGPDVSQGTTKWDATSETITWEIGNIVEGTPATMTYTVKLDASKNPDPNTLYPTNGKTTMSYDDVNGKPTSKDFEVPKVSFGKGSILVKGYLVNADGAPINEDGVAVERPDLAAQLYSEPFKQNGSDALDINKKYSVPAKDMGDYVLKKGNSPQDVTLTYSEPNPIVWFGYAKAPYNFKVEYKAGDVELDKALEEKKLQDESIDVKGKAFDGYKLKNVTLSADSGLTVTGDQVTGSMPKKDVTVTFNYEAAEQSVTVFYVEQGTNKELGTSVEEGITGQKVTLNAKPIPGYTAEKSSDTYTFTAAKDQKYTFYYTADKQSVTVKYVDKDTKEELKDAVVKEGATGKTITLQADPIAGYTADKATVDYTFSAEAKQETVIYYTAKKQSVTVRYVDKETKKDLVNSVVKDGKTGQSIALQAKQIAGYTAEQEIIDYKFNADVKQEVIFYYSAGNQTAIVKYLEKGTNKELVESIKIAGVTGKTVELKPASIEGYTPEEAKFDFTFTANADQGHVFYYTANEQTVKVKYVERGTNKVLHAPVDKKGVTGEKIKLTAETVPGYTPEEKEISYTYTAEPGQEQIFYYTADEQTVMVKYLEKGTDKPLQEATKVDGVTGKTTTIKALEIPGYTAEQGTIEYTFTANAKQEVTFYYTAAKQTVKVKYLEKGTDKPLQEATKVDGVTGKTTTITALAIPGYTAEQGTIEYTFTANAKQEVTFYYTAAKQTVKVKYLEKGTDKPLQEATKVDGVTGKTTTITALAIPGYTAEQGTIEYTFTASADQEVVFYYTADKQSVTVKYLEKGTNKSLQESTSANGVAGQTVTLTALEVPGYTAEQGTIEYTFNTNETQEAVFYYTANKQTVIVKYLEKGTNKQLQEATSADGVAGQTATITALEIPGYTAEQGTIEYTFNTNETQEAVFYYTANKQTVKVKYLEKGTDKPLQEATNVDGVTGKTTTITALAIPGYTVEQGTIEYTFTADAAQEAIFYYTKDAVVPKRTLLVKYLEQGTENVLASEKLLEDIADGEMIKSVFVEGFTAVIEEWKYEIANGNQQTHTFFYTKNDVPAEKRTVTVNYVDRETDLPLQDPTTHEGEVGKNLHLVAKTISVSDAVYLPENFEFEYPVTAEELQQYTFYYNKGNVEDLQKVTVHHVYVDGDKKVELNVEVKEGKTGTTITIKPEPITKDGITYKPEQPEYTYTFTDKPDQTLEIRYVKVNTPVEKDHNVTVKYLEKGTNKELATASSVTGKAGVTVKLNAAPVVGYTAEKAQQDYTFTDQEGQTLTFFYTKNTTTPPVDPTGPSTPSTTTPLPPVPLPPVPPLPPVPPQLEKDKHFNYINGYPDGMIKPENLISREEVAAIFYRLMDDESRNEYMKQISSYKDVEQKRWSSKHIATMENAGIITGYQDGSFKPSQQITRAEFAAIASRFDKLDEKKNEMFTDIKGHWAEKYIVSAANKGWIKGYDDNTFKPNQYITRAEAMAFINSVLNRKVKVKGIHEDAKMWPDNSVNKWYYTDVIEATNYHGYTRNEDDTETWNEIKPKHVYPE; from the coding sequence ATGAGACGAGGATTTAGACTTGTAGTCACGTGGTTATTCATCGTGTCCGTATTGACAGGATTCATTCCCGGCACGATACCGGCGAGTTCTGCAGCGGGTTCGAACGATCTCGTATGGCCGAATCCTGGTGCGGTTAATCTGACCAAGAAAGCGGAGCCGACAGGAACCCCAGGGGAATGGAAAGTGACCCTGACGGTAGAAGGGAAGAACATCAAGAGCAGTTCGGACGTGGTGTTGGTCATTGACCGGTCCGGTAGTATGAAAGGTACGCGGATGACCAAAGCGATTGAATCAGCGAAGAGTTTCGTCGATCGATTGCTTGTCAAAGATTCGGCGACAAGAATTGCTGCTGTATCTTTTTCGGGAGACGTAACCAATGTATCGGATTTTAAGGGTGTTGGCGAAAAGGAAGCACTAAAGACTGCAATCGGGAATATTAAGGCTGATGGTGGTACAAATATTCAAGCAGGGATTCATAGTGCAAGTGAACTTCTGAAGAAAAGTACCGCAGAAAATAAAGTCATTGTTCTTTTGAGCGATGGAGAACCAACATACAGCTATAAGGCTTCTAAAGTAGTAGACTATGCATCGCCTGTGGGTAATTCTTTTACTAAAGCACTTCAAGAGTTTAATTATGGGAAAATCATTGGATATGGAAATGATTATTACCTGAATGATTATGAATATTCGATAGGTTCAGGAAAAAATAAATATTGGGTTGATAATAATGGTATTGGCACAGTATCAGAGGCTAAATTAGCACATGATCAAAAATTTGACATTTATTCTATCGGACTAGAAGTAGGGAACAATAGCAATGCGACAAACGTACTGAGATACAGTCAGAATCGCGGTTACTACGCATCTAGCAGCTCTGAATTAGAAAAAGTATTCACGGAATTATCCAGTAAAATTTCTTATGCAGCACAAAAAGCGATTGTAACTGACCCAATGGGCGCGATGTTCGATAAGACCAAAGGACCTGATGTTTCGCAAGGGACAACGAAGTGGGACGCAACTAGCGAGACAATTACTTGGGAAATCGGCAACATTGTCGAAGGCACGCCAGCAACCATGACATACACAGTGAAGTTGGATGCAAGCAAGAATCCGGATCCGAATACATTGTATCCAACCAATGGCAAGACAACGATGAGTTATGATGATGTTAATGGCAAACCAACATCCAAAGATTTCGAAGTACCGAAAGTAAGCTTTGGTAAAGGTTCGATCTTGGTCAAAGGTTATCTCGTCAACGCGGATGGCGCTCCGATTAACGAAGATGGCGTTGCGGTTGAAAGGCCAGATCTTGCAGCGCAATTATATAGCGAACCGTTTAAACAAAACGGCAGTGACGCGCTGGATATTAATAAGAAGTATTCTGTTCCAGCTAAGGATATGGGAGATTATGTTCTGAAAAAGGGCAATAGCCCGCAGGATGTAACACTAACTTATAGCGAGCCTAACCCAATCGTTTGGTTCGGATATGCGAAGGCTCCATATAACTTCAAAGTAGAATACAAAGCCGGAGATGTTGAGCTCGACAAAGCCTTAGAAGAGAAAAAACTACAAGATGAGTCTATAGATGTAAAAGGCAAAGCGTTTGATGGCTATAAGCTGAAGAACGTGACGCTCAGCGCGGATAGCGGATTGACGGTAACGGGCGATCAAGTGACAGGCTCAATGCCGAAGAAAGACGTTACTGTAACATTTAACTACGAGGCTGCTGAGCAGAGTGTAACGGTATTCTATGTTGAACAAGGAACGAACAAGGAACTTGGTACATCCGTGGAAGAGGGTATTACAGGACAAAAAGTTACGCTGAATGCGAAACCAATCCCAGGGTACACGGCTGAGAAATCAAGTGACACTTATACCTTTACAGCTGCGAAAGACCAAAAATATACCTTCTATTACACAGCTGATAAGCAGTCTGTAACAGTGAAATATGTAGATAAGGACACAAAAGAAGAGTTAAAGGATGCTGTCGTAAAAGAAGGAGCTACAGGCAAGACAATTACGCTTCAGGCAGACCCAATTGCAGGGTATACTGCTGATAAGGCAACGGTTGATTATACATTTAGTGCAGAAGCGAAACAAGAAACAGTTATCTACTATACAGCTAAAAAGCAATCGGTAACGGTTAGATACGTGGATAAGGAAACGAAAAAAGATCTGGTTAATTCCGTTGTAAAAGACGGAAAAACAGGGCAATCGATTGCATTGCAAGCCAAGCAAATCGCAGGTTATACCGCTGAACAAGAAATCATCGATTATAAATTTAATGCAGATGTTAAGCAAGAAGTGATTTTCTACTACTCTGCGGGGAACCAAACGGCGATTGTGAAATATCTTGAAAAAGGTACGAATAAAGAGTTAGTAGAGTCTATTAAAATCGCTGGCGTAACAGGCAAGACTGTTGAGTTGAAGCCAGCTTCAATCGAGGGATATACACCTGAAGAGGCGAAGTTTGACTTTACTTTTACAGCGAATGCAGATCAAGGCCATGTCTTCTATTACACAGCCAATGAGCAAACCGTGAAAGTGAAGTATGTGGAGAGAGGCACTAACAAAGTGCTTCATGCACCAGTTGATAAAAAAGGCGTGACAGGCGAGAAAATCAAGCTAACAGCTGAAACCGTCCCTGGATATACACCAGAGGAAAAAGAGATCAGCTATACTTATACAGCGGAACCAGGACAGGAGCAAATCTTCTACTATACAGCGGATGAACAGACTGTAATGGTGAAGTACCTTGAAAAAGGTACGGATAAACCGCTTCAAGAGGCAACAAAAGTAGATGGCGTAACAGGTAAGACGACAACGATAAAAGCGTTAGAAATCCCTGGTTACACGGCAGAACAAGGAACGATTGAATACACGTTTACTGCGAATGCCAAGCAAGAAGTAACTTTCTATTACACAGCAGCTAAACAAACTGTAAAAGTGAAATACCTTGAAAAAGGTACGGATAAACCGCTTCAAGAGGCAACAAAAGTAGATGGCGTAACAGGTAAGACGACAACGATAACAGCGTTGGCAATCCCTGGTTACACGGCAGAACAAGGAACGATTGAATACACGTTTACTGCGAATGCCAAGCAAGAAGTGACTTTCTATTACACAGCAGCTAAACAAACCGTAAAAGTGAAATACCTTGAAAAGGGTACGGATAAACCGCTTCAAGAGGCAACAAAAGTAGATGGCGTAACAGGTAAGACGACGACGATAACGGCGTTAGCAATCCCTGGTTACACAGCAGAGCAAGGAACAATTGAATACACGTTTACTGCGAGTGCCGACCAAGAAGTAGTTTTCTACTATACAGCAGATAAGCAAAGCGTAACAGTGAAGTACCTCGAGAAAGGCACGAATAAATCGCTTCAAGAATCAACAAGTGCAAATGGTGTGGCAGGGCAAACAGTAACGTTGACGGCTTTGGAAGTCCCTGGTTACACGGCAGAGCAAGGAACGATTGAATACACATTCAATACGAATGAAACGCAAGAAGCAGTGTTCTACTACACAGCTAATAAACAAACCGTAATCGTGAAGTACCTAGAAAAAGGTACAAATAAACAGCTTCAAGAAGCAACAAGTGCAGATGGTGTGGCAGGCCAAACAGCAACGATAACAGCGTTGGAAATCCCTGGTTACACGGCAGAGCAAGGAACGATTGAATACACATTCAATACGAATGAAACGCAAGAAGCAGTGTTCTACTACACAGCTAATAAACAAACCGTAAAAGTAAAGTACCTTGAAAAAGGTACGGATAAACCACTTCAAGAAGCAACAAATGTAGACGGTGTAACAGGTAAGACGACAACGATAACAGCGTTAGCAATCCCTGGTTACACAGTAGAGCAAGGAACGATCGAGTACACATTCACTGCGGATGCAGCGCAAGAAGCGATCTTCTACTACACGAAAGATGCTGTTGTTCCAAAGCGCACTCTTCTCGTGAAATATCTTGAGCAAGGAACAGAAAATGTTCTGGCTTCAGAAAAGCTATTAGAAGATATTGCTGATGGCGAAATGATTAAATCAGTGTTTGTAGAAGGATTCACGGCTGTTATTGAAGAGTGGAAGTACGAGATCGCGAACGGCAATCAGCAGACACACACATTCTTCTACACCAAGAATGATGTACCTGCTGAGAAACGTACGGTTACCGTGAACTATGTTGACCGTGAGACAGATCTTCCTCTGCAAGATCCAACAACCCATGAAGGAGAAGTAGGCAAGAACCTTCACTTGGTTGCTAAGACAATCTCGGTATCGGATGCCGTCTATTTGCCAGAGAATTTCGAGTTTGAATACCCAGTAACAGCAGAAGAATTACAACAATACACATTCTACTACAACAAAGGAAACGTGGAAGATCTCCAAAAAGTAACGGTTCACCATGTGTACGTGGATGGAGATAAGAAAGTTGAATTGAACGTAGAGGTTAAAGAAGGTAAGACAGGTACAACCATCACGATTAAGCCAGAACCGATCACAAAAGATGGTATTACGTATAAACCAGAACAACCAGAATACACTTACACCTTCACAGACAAACCAGACCAGACGTTGGAAATTCGCTACGTTAAAGTTAATACACCGGTCGAGAAAGACCACAACGTTACTGTGAAGTATCTAGAAAAGGGCACGAACAAAGAATTGGCAACAGCAAGCAGTGTAACTGGGAAAGCGGGCGTTACCGTTAAGCTTAACGCTGCACCAGTAGTAGGCTACACGGCGGAAAAGGCACAGCAGGATTACACGTTTACGGATCAAGAAGGTCAAACGCTCACATTCTTCTACACGAAGAACACGACGACACCTCCTGTAGATCCAACAGGCCCATCGACGCCATCGACGACAACACCGTTGCCGCCTGTTCCATTGCCACCGGTACCACCATTGCCTCCAGTTCCACCGCAATTGGAAAAGGATAAGCATTTCAACTACATCAACGGCTATCCAGATGGCATGATTAAGCCTGAGAACCTGATCAGCCGTGAAGAGGTTGCGGCGATCTTCTATCGTCTGATGGATGATGAGTCACGCAATGAGTACATGAAGCAGATCAGCTCTTACAAAGATGTTGAGCAGAAGCGTTGGTCGAGCAAGCATATCGCAACGATGGAGAATGCTGGCATCATTACAGGTTACCAAGACGGTTCGTTCAAGCCAAGTCAACAGATTACGAGAGCAGAATTCGCAGCGATTGCATCCCGTTTCGACAAATTGGATGAGAAGAAAAACGAAATGTTCACGGATATCAAAGGACATTGGGCTGAGAAATACATTGTCTCTGCAGCGAACAAAGGCTGGATCAAAGGCTATGATGACAACACGTTCAAACCGAACCAATACATCACACGCGCAGAAGCAATGGCATTTATCAACAGCGTCTTGAACCGTAAAGTGAAGGTCAAAGGCATCCATGAAGATGCGAAAATGTGGCCAGATAATTCGGTGAACAAATGGTATTACACCGATGTCATCGAAGCGACGAACTACCATGGTTACACAAGGAATGAGGATGACACCGAGACTTGGAACGAAATCAAGCCGAAGCACGTGTATCCTGAATAA
- a CDS encoding ABC-F family ATP-binding cassette domain-containing protein: MSLLSIEEVTHMYGDKLNFREISFRLLRGEHVGLVGGNGAGKSTLLRLLAGEILPDAGRIDWMPQVKVGYLQQHIHLQPGMTIAAYLQSAFAHLYAIERRMIELAESMAEAGDQLDALLRQYGEMQHQLESSDFYQLQGRVEEVAAGLGILDLGLERDVSKLSGGQRTKLLLGKLLLEEPDVLLLDEPTNYLDDAHIAWLTGYLKSYEHAFIVVSHDEHFLNEITTIIYHLEHQTLRRYPGNYNHFLKSHELSRLQLQQTYDRQQQEITRLEGFINKNRIRKAKQAKSREKALARIDRIDKPTNGPQPRFSFEVRQNPVTHVITAKGIQIGYSTPLIAPVNLEVKRGDKIAIIGHNGIGKSTMLRTLLGLMPLMNGTLQIGDNVKAAYFAQENIASDQTPLERLLAFRTDLTQQQIRKMLAMPGLTEKHIRQPLRHLSGGEQAKVRLCELMLTESNVLVLDEPTNHLDVRSKDAFREALKAYPGTILLVSHEPEFYKDWVTHVWRVEDWCRGAIKT; the protein is encoded by the coding sequence ATGAGTTTATTAAGTATTGAAGAAGTTACCCATATGTACGGAGATAAATTGAATTTTCGGGAGATCAGCTTCCGCCTGCTGCGCGGAGAGCATGTCGGTCTCGTCGGTGGTAATGGCGCCGGGAAGTCCACCCTGCTCCGTCTGCTCGCAGGCGAGATCTTGCCGGATGCTGGCCGCATCGATTGGATGCCGCAGGTCAAGGTCGGCTATCTGCAGCAGCACATCCACCTGCAGCCCGGTATGACAATCGCAGCCTATCTGCAGAGCGCATTCGCGCATTTGTATGCGATCGAGCGGCGTATGATCGAACTCGCCGAGTCCATGGCCGAAGCAGGCGATCAGCTCGATGCCCTACTAAGGCAATATGGCGAGATGCAGCATCAGCTTGAATCGTCGGATTTCTACCAGCTTCAAGGCCGCGTGGAAGAGGTCGCTGCTGGCCTTGGCATCCTAGACCTCGGCCTGGAACGCGACGTCAGCAAGCTTAGCGGCGGCCAACGGACGAAGCTCCTGCTCGGCAAGCTGCTGCTCGAAGAGCCGGATGTACTGCTCCTCGACGAGCCGACGAACTATCTGGACGACGCGCATATCGCATGGCTGACAGGATATTTGAAGAGCTATGAGCATGCTTTTATCGTCGTGTCCCACGATGAACATTTCCTGAATGAGATCACGACGATCATCTATCATCTCGAACATCAGACCTTGCGACGCTATCCGGGCAATTACAACCATTTTCTGAAAAGCCATGAACTAAGCCGACTGCAATTGCAGCAGACCTATGATCGGCAGCAGCAAGAGATCACAAGACTGGAAGGGTTCATCAATAAAAATCGCATCCGTAAAGCCAAGCAGGCAAAAAGCCGGGAGAAGGCGCTCGCGCGAATCGACCGTATCGACAAACCAACAAACGGGCCTCAGCCGCGATTCAGCTTCGAGGTACGCCAGAATCCCGTCACCCACGTCATTACAGCCAAAGGGATACAAATCGGCTACTCGACACCGCTCATCGCGCCCGTCAATCTGGAAGTGAAACGCGGGGACAAAATCGCGATCATCGGGCACAACGGCATCGGAAAATCGACAATGCTGCGCACCTTGCTCGGATTGATGCCGCTAATGAATGGCACGCTGCAGATCGGGGATAACGTAAAAGCCGCCTATTTCGCACAGGAGAACATCGCTTCCGACCAGACGCCGCTAGAACGGCTATTAGCCTTCCGGACGGACCTGACGCAGCAGCAGATTCGCAAGATGCTCGCGATGCCGGGCCTAACGGAGAAGCATATCCGGCAACCGCTGCGCCATTTGAGCGGCGGCGAGCAAGCTAAGGTACGCCTCTGCGAGCTGATGCTCACAGAGAGCAATGTGCTTGTGCTCGATGAGCCGACGAACCATCTGGATGTACGGTCGAAGGATGCTTTTCGCGAGGCGTTAAAGGCTTATCCGGGCACAATCCTGCTCGTATCCCATGAACCGGAGTTCTACAAAGATTGGGTGACGCACGTATGGCGTGTCGAAGATTGGTGCCGAGGTGCAATCAAGACGTAA
- a CDS encoding SRPBCC family protein: protein MREIPLKYEFYIKATPEQVWNALFVPENTRKLFFGCVLESTFEIGSRYAYIGPGAEGDETVHVYGEVLTYEPYKTFSCTEHAGPSYRDNHAELESRMTFNLETVGQCTKFTLINDEWTEGHPSYDSTQNSWWMILSNLKTLCETGETMDFGW, encoded by the coding sequence ATGAGAGAAATCCCTTTGAAGTACGAATTTTATATCAAAGCAACCCCGGAGCAGGTATGGAATGCCCTATTTGTCCCGGAGAATACGCGTAAATTATTTTTCGGATGTGTGCTCGAGTCTACGTTCGAAATTGGCAGCCGTTATGCCTATATTGGGCCAGGGGCGGAAGGGGATGAGACGGTTCACGTATACGGTGAAGTCCTTACTTATGAGCCTTATAAGACGTTCAGCTGCACAGAACATGCAGGTCCATCCTACCGTGACAATCATGCGGAGTTAGAGTCGAGAATGACGTTCAACTTGGAGACGGTCGGTCAATGTACGAAGTTCACGTTGATCAACGACGAGTGGACAGAGGGACATCCGTCCTACGATAGCACGCAGAATTCATGGTGGATGATATTGAGCAATTTGAAGACGCTCTGCGAGACAGGCGAGACGATGGATTTCGGCTGGTAA